ACAACGCCGGCGCGTGGGACATCGCCGGTGAGATCCCCCGGACCGTCCTGAGCCAACTGGGCGCCGCCGGCGTACTCTGCGCCGAAGTGCACAAGCAGTACGGCGGACTCGGCCTGGGCAGCCAGGAGAGCGGGAGGCTCACCGCCCACGCCGGGAGCCTGTGCAGCTCCGTGCGCAGTGTGATGACCTCGCAGGGCATGGCGGCGTGGACCGTGCAACGCCTCGGCACCGCCGACCAGCGGGCCGTGTTCCTGCCGCAGTTGACCAGCGGCCGGCTCGCGGCCGTCGCCTTCAGCGAGCCGGACGCCGGCAGCGACCTCGGCGCGATGACCACCGAGCTGCGGTTCGCCGGCGACGCGGTGATCGTGGACGGCAGCAAGACGTGGATCACCGCCGCGGCCTATGCCGACCTGATCGTCGTCATCGGGAAAGCGGGCGGCGAGGCGGCAGCGGTCATCGTGCCCACGAACGCCGAGGGCGTCAGCATCGAGAAGGTCCCGCACCCGATGGGCTGCCGTGCGGCGGGCCACGCGCGGGTGCGGCTGGACGGTGTGCGCCTGCCGGCCTCCAACGTCCTCGGCGGCACCGGGCTGTCGCTGCCGTTCCTGGTGACGACTGCCCTGGCCTACGGCCGGATGTCGGTGGCATGGGGTTGCGTCGGCATCCTGCGCGGCTGCCTCGGCGCGGTGACCGAACACGCGCGAACGCGGCGGCAGTTCGGCAAACCGATAGCGGAGCACCAGCTGGTCTCCCGCAGGATCGCCGAGCTCTACGCCGCCGAGCGGGTCGCCACCGCGGTGTGCCGGCAGGCCGGCGACTGCTGGGAGTCGGGGTCGCCGGACCTCGTGATCGCCACCGTTCTCGCCAAGCACGTCAGCGCGACCCAGGCGGTGCGCGCGAGCGCGTCGGCCATGCAGATCATGGCCTCGGCGGGCGCGTCGGACGGCCACGTGGTCGCCCGCGCCTACCGGGACGCGAAACTGATGGAGATCATCGAGGGCAGCAGCGAGATATGCCAGCTCGAACTCGCCAGACACGCTCTGGCGACCGGGCACGGCACGGCGCGGCAGGAGGAGGCCCAGTGAGCGGAGCACTGCCACCGAACGAACCGGTCACCACCGTCAAGTGTGTCGTCTGGGACCTGGACAACACCCTGTGGAAGGGCACCCTGCTCGAAGGCGACGACGTGACCGTCGACGACCGGGTCCACGAGACCATCGTGGGCCTCGACTCCCGCGGCATCCTTCAGGCGGTCGCCAGCAAGAACGACCACGGCCCGGCATGGGAGCGCCTGGAGGACCTCGGCATCGCCCAGTACTTCGTGCTCGCCAGGATCGGCTGGGGCCCGAAGTCCGCGTCGGTCCGGGAGATCGCCGACGAGTTGAAGTTCGCCCACCACACGATCGCCTTCGTCGACGACCAGCCGGCCGAACGCGCCGAGGTGGCCTTCCACCTGCCGCAGGTGCGCTGCTATCCGGCCGAGTCGGCGCCCGGACTGCTGTCGCTGCCCGAGTTCACCCCGGCGACCGTGACCGCCGACTCGCGCCGCCGCCGCGAGATGTACCAGGCGAACGCGCGGCGCCAGGCCGAGCAGGAGTCGTTCGACGGCCCGTCCCAGGAGTTCCTGCGCTCGCTGGACCTCGCGATGGACATCCGCCGGGCCACCGCCGACGACCTGTCCCGGATGGAGGAGCTGACACTGCGCACCAGCCAGATGAACGCGACCGGTGTCCACTACTCCGACGCCGACCTGCGCGCCCTCCTGGACGACGCACGCCACGAGGTCCTCGCGGTGACGATGAGCGACCGCTTCGGGTCGCACGGAGCGGTCGGTGTCGCGCTCGTGGAGACCGGGGCGGCGGTGTGGCACCTGAAGCTCCTGGCCACCTCGTGCCGGGTCGTCTCCTACGGCGCCGGCGCCACCGTACTGAACTGGCTGATCGGCGAGGCGGCGACGGCCGGCACCCATCTGGTCGCGGACTTCCGGCCGACCGAACGCAACCGGATCATGGAAGTCGCCTACCGGTTCACCGGGTTCACCGACGAGCTCTGTGCCTGCCTCGCCGAACTGCCGCCGCCGCGGGACGGGCGGACGCAGCGCCTGCACATCACACCGGCACCGAAACCGGCGCCCTGCACGATACGTCTCACCACCGTCCCCCTGACCACGACCTGACACCAGCGGCCTTCACCGCGCGCAAAGTCCTCCGACGGGCCGTCGGAGGACTTTGCGCGTTCGCCGGGCCCCGGGCGGGAGATCAGCCCGGCCACTGCCGTGGCGTGCCCTTGGTCGCCCTTGGACCGCTGGTCGCGACGAGGCGGCGGCCGGCACGATGTGCCCGCCGCCGCCACACTGTTCACGAGCCGACAGTCACCTCTTGCGGGCGAGTGTGATCCCGTCGGCCATCGTGAGCATCGAGACGTCCACGCGCGGATCGTCGCGCAGCGACGCGTTGAGCGCCCGTACCGCGGCGGTGTCCGGGTCGTGGCTGTCCGGGTCGACCACTCGGCCGAAGAAGAGCGTGTTGTCGATGACCACCAGCCCCTTCGGTCGCACGAGGTGGAGCGCGGCCTCGTAGTACGCCCCGTAGTTGGCTTTGTCCGCGTCGATGAACACGAGGTCGAAACTCGCTTCGCCCCGCTCGTCGGCGAGGGCGGCGAGCGTCCGCGTCGCGTCACCGATGCGGACGTCTATGCGTTCGGCGACCCCGGCGCGCTGCCAGTACGCGGCGCCGATCGCCGGCCAGCGCCCGTTGAGGTCGAGGGTGACCACCGTGCCGTCCGGTGGCAGCGCACGTGCCATGCACAGCGTGCTGTAGCCGGTGAAGGTGCCGATCTCCAGCACCGATCCGGCACCGGACAGGCTGACGAGGAGCGCCAGCAGCTGGCCTTCCTCGGCCATGACCTGCATGGCCGGGCCGCCCGGCAACCCCGCGGTCTCCTCGCGGAGTTCGGCCAGGACCGGGTCCTCGCGCAGGGACACGGCGCGGACGTACTCGCGGATTTCCGGTGTCGCCACGATCTGGTCTGCCATGCCGGGGCTCACCGCCGCCTGGCGGTGCAGGAGAACGACAGCGGGATCGGGTCACCCGGAATCCGCCAGTTGTGGTCTCCGTCGGGTTCCATCAACGACAGCCGCTGCCGCGCGTCGTAGGGGACCTCGCGGACGCGCTCGATGGTCAGGCCGGCGCCTATGAGCGCGTTCAGCACCTCCTCCACGCTCCACCGCCAGCCGTACAGGCTGTGCGTCTCCACCTCCACCTCGTCGGCGATCCGGTCCGCGTACGTCCTGGACATCTCGTGGTGCACCTGCCGGGACTGGAACAGGGAGCGGGCCAGCCGCAGTTCGCCGCCGACGTCGGTGAAGAGGGTGAGCATCGGGTGGATCTCCACGACCGTGAGGGTGCCGCCCGGTTTGACGTACCGCGCCGCCACCTCGGCCCAGCCGGTGAGGTCGGGCAGGAACGACAGGGTGCCGTATCCGGTGAACACCATGTCGAACTCACCGTCGAGCACCTTCGGCAGGTCGTAGAGGTTCGCCTGGACGAAACTCGCGTCGAGACCGAGGTCCTCGGCGAGCTCGCGGGCGATGTCGATCGCCTCGTCCGAGATGTCGGTGCCGGTGACCTGAGCGCCCATGCGGGCGAGCGAGAGCGAGTTGACGCCGATGTGGCACTGCAGTTCCAGCAGGGACCGGCCGCTGACGTCGCCCAGCTCCTCCTGTTCCAGCCTGCGCAGCATGTTGTGCCCCTGCTTGAACCTTTCGACGTCGTAGTAGGAGGACTGCATGTGCGCCCGTGCTCGCAGATTGAAGCCTTCTCTGTTGGCGGATATCTTGTCGAGGTCGCTCATGGAGGTCATCGCTGTTTCCCTTCGGCGGGTACGGGCGGTGCGGGGCGGTCGGCGACGATCAGCGGGGCCAGATCGCGGCGGCTGGTCACGCCGAGCTTCTGGTAGGCGCGGCCCAGGTGGTTGTCGACCGTTCGGGCGGACAGTCCCAGCCGGTGTCCGATGGCGGGGCTGGTGAATCCGTGGGCGGCCAGCAGCGCGACGTCCCGCTCGCGGCTGGTCAGGCCGACCAGCGGGGTGGTGAGCTGTAACAGCGGGGTGGTCGCGGTCGGACACGCGATCGTGCTGGAGGGCGTGGCGGTGCGCCGTAGTGCGGCCGCGGCGGTGGCGGTCTCCGCGGCGAGCAGATCCATCCCGAGTTCGTTGAACCTCGCCGTGGCGACGTCCAGACCCGCGGGATCGGAGCGGGCCAACGCGGCCGCGGCGCCGGCCATGACCGGCACGACCGGCCCCGGCACCAGGTCGGTGAGCGCGGCGAGGCGGTGCCGTACGGCGTGGGGACTGCCCAGACGGGCCACGTCGTAGCTTGCCGTCGCCTCGACGGCGTGCTGGCCCAGGGCCCTGGCGGTGTCGGCCGCGGAGAGTGCCTGTCTGGCGGCGAGGGTGGTGTTTCCGTCGGCCGCTGTGATCCACGCCTGGCTCAGGGTCGACCACGGGACGAGCAGGCGGCTCTCGGACGCCCGGTCGGCGGGCTGCCGGGTCCGTCGCGGGCCGGCCTCGTCGCAGGACAGGGCGAGTTCGGCCGGACCCGGTGCCAGCACGAGACGCGAAGTGCCGCCGTCGAACAGGCGCGAGGCGGTCTCCGCGTCGGCGATGGCGGTGGCCACGTTGGCGACCTGGCCGCGCAGCGCCAGCCAGCCGTCGGCCACTGCCGAGTCCCCGGCGGCCACCTCGTCGCGGTACCCGTTGCCGGTTGTTCGTGACGTGTGCCGCACCTGACCGGCCATCAGCAAGGCGAAGCAGTGCGCGTAGCCGATCTCGGCGAACCAGGCCCGGGCCGGGTCGGGCCGGCCGGCGGCCGCCGAAGGCCGGTCGGACCAGCGGGCCGGGCTGGCGGCGACGACCACGGTGGTCACCGCCGGATGGACCGCCCCGTCGGGCACGCGCCGGTCGCGCAGCACCTTCTCGCACGCGGCGGATGCCGCGTTTCGGGTGCAGCCGTCCAGCATCAACAGCAGCAGGCCGAGCCCGTGCGCCTCGGACGCCGGGCCGCCGACGTGCCCCGGCTCCAGGTGCGCGGCCCCGACGTTGCCCGCTGCCCAGCAGGGTATGGCCGCCGCGGTCACCGCCCAGTGGGTGCAGCGCGCCGTCGGAGCCGTGGCCGGTGGGCGGCGGGGCGGCGGATCGGCCACCGCGGTGGAACCCGGCGCGACGGAACCTGACCGGCGATCGGCCCGTTCGTCCGGCTGAGAGGTGTCGGTGGCGCTGTTGCCGACGACCATGACTCCGGCTCTGGCCGTCGCCGTCGGTCTGACCTTGGCGATTGACTGCACAACAAATAACCCCCCGTGTCGTGAAAGGAGACCCTTCGTGCCGAGCCCACTGTCCGGAATCGGACCGTGCGTGTGTGCGTGACGCCCCGCCCGCCCGGCTGTCCGGGCGGCAGAAGGTGACGTCACTGTCGTGACGGCGTCCTGAATCGCTCCCTCAAGATGCTCATCCGACTCAGGACGGCCGAACCGCGTCGGTTGTTCGCTCAGTGCCCGCGGTGCCGCCGGGATCCCCACCGGTCCCGGGTCGCACGACCGTGGTCCATGGGGCGCGTCCTAGACGACGATCGCCTCGTCGATGGGAGTGCCGCCGCCGACCACCACGTAGACGCGGCCGGCGGTGTCGGGCCGGTCGAGGAGCGCCACGAGCACGGCGGCGACGTCCTCCCTGGCGACCTGGTCGAACCTGGCACGCTTGGGCCCGACCCTGTTCCCGACGGTGAGTTCGACGGTGCCGTCGCCGTCCCCGTCGGTGAGCACGCCGGGCCGCAGTACCGTCCAGTCGAGCCCGGTCCGGGCGAAGATGTGCTGTTCGGCGGCGTGCTTGGCCCGCAGGTAGACGGAGTACCCCTCACCGATGCCGCGCTCGTCGGCACAGCCCACGTTGATGGAGCTGACGTGCAGGAACCGTCGCACACCCGCCTGTTCCGCCGCGTCCATGACGAGTACGACAGCGGCCCGGTCCATCTTGTCGCGGCGGGCGGCGGTGGCGCTGTTGCCCGAGCCGGCCGAGAAGACGACGGCGTCCGCGCCGGCCAGGGCGGCGGCCACCTCGTCCACCGTCGCGCGCTCGAGATCGAGGACGACGGCCTCGCCGCCCGCCTTCCTGATGTCGTCGACGTGGCGGGGGTTGCGCACGATGCCCACGACGGAATCGCCGCGTTCGGCCAGGCGCCGGGTCAACCGCAGGGCGACCTTGCCGTGGCCACCGGCGATGACAATCTTCATTCGATACCCTTTTTCCGGAATGGGAACTTCGGGTTTCCCCGCATTCGATGCCGCAAGCGTGCGGAGCTGTCCCGTCCAGCCTGTGCCGTGCCGAATGATCAATACCGGCGACTTACCCGGCCCGTTCATTGACGTGCGATTTCCGGCAGGTATCCGACAAGCAACCGATGGCTTCGTCCTGCCGGCCGCCATGGCGACTCCGGGGCGTCACTCGAATGGCTAATGAGTGAAGCACCCGCCGCACCTATTGGTCAATCGAACTCTCCATCGCTCTCCCGGGGTTCGAGATCGGTCTGGGGCCGGGCGGCGAGGGACCACAGGTAGCTCAGCGGCTCGCCGTCGGGTTCGTCGGGGTACTCGGCGATCAGCTCCTGGATCCTGCGCTGGAGCGACTGCACGGACTCGGGCCGCAACCGCAGTACGCCCCGCTTGGCGCCACGGCCGGAGTCCTTGCCCGCCGCTATCAGTTCGGTACGGTGGGCGCCGAGCACGGCCAGGTCGACCTGCTGGGCCAGACCGGAGTCGTCGGGCGGGATGATCAGACCCCGGGTGCGCGCGGTGGCGCGATAGGGCCGTTGCAGTGCGCCGTTCTCACCGGCGCACACCGGTTCGGCGACCAGGAAATCGGTCTTCACCAAGGCCCGGACGTGACGCAGGGTGGTCGCGGGAGCGAGGTCGAGCTCGACCGACAGCTCCTTGTTGGTGAACGCGCGGTCCAGACACAGCCGCAGGATCCGCCAGCGGACCGGGTGCCCGAGTGCTTTGAGGTCTTCGATCGTCGCTTCCACATCCGGGACTGTACCTTGCCAAGGCCGGTACCGGTTTGCTTGACTGCCATCGATTTCATTCTGTGCAATCGGTTGGAGGGTCTGTGATCAAGCAGCTCCGGGACTGGGTGAGCGCCCAGGATCTGGATGGAGAGCTGGCGGACTGGATCTCCCGGCCGAGTGTGAGCCGGACCGGCGAGGGCATGGCCGAGGCGGCGGCCCACGGTCTTCGGCTGTTACGCGCCTCGGGCCTGCACGCTCGCGAGGTCGAGACCGGTGGCTGGCCCGCACTGGTGGGTACGGCGGACGGGCCGGGGCCGCACGTGCTGATCTACGGTCACTACGACGTGCAGCCGGCCGGGCCGCTCGAACTGTGGACGACGCCGCCGTTCGTGCCGTCGATCCGTGACGGCCGGATGTACGGGCGCGGCACGGGCGACAACAAGGGGCAGCACCTCGCGCACCTGCTGGGGCTGCGTGCCCTGCGGGACCTGACCGGCGGATTTCCCTGCCGTGTCACGGTGTTGCTCGACGGCGAGGAGGAGATCGGCAGCCCCCACCTGGCCGCGGCCGTACGCCAGGTCGGTCAGCCGGATCTGGTGATCTGGAGCGATGGGCCCGTGCACGAATCGGGCCACGAGTGCGTGGTCCTCGGCGTGCGCGGCATCCTGATGTTCGAACTGCGCGCGCGAGGCGCGAACCGGCCGCTGCACTCGGGGAACTGGGGTGGGGTCGCGCCGAACCCGGCGTGGGCGTTGGTGCAGCTGCTGGCCACCATGCGGTCGGCGGACGGGACGGTCACCGTGGCCGGCTTCGCCGACGACGTCGCGCCGCTGACCGACGGTCAACGTGCCGCGCTGGAGGATTTCCCGGTGAACGTGGCCCAGACGCTCGAAGCGATCGGGGCGGACGGCCTGGAGCCGCCGCCCTGGCTGGGAATCCGTGCCCGCCTGACCCTGCCCACGTTGACCGTGAACTCGTTGAGCTGCGAGGACTCCGGCGACCACCGCGCGGTGATCCCTGACGTCGCCGTCGCCCGGTGCGAGGCCCGGCTGGTCGGCGGCCAGACACCCGGCCAGGTCGCCGACGCCATCCGGCGGCACGTCGCGAGGTACGCCCCGGATGTGGAGTTCAGGGCCGGCGCGGCCATGGCACCGTCCACCACGTTGCCCGAGACCCCTTATACGGCGACGATCGTCCAGGCGGTCGAGGACGTGCACGGGCGAAGACCGTTACTGGTTCCCTCGCTCGGTGGAAGCCTGCCGATGGCCGTGCTCAGCGACGGGCTCTCGTGCCCCTGTTACGGCGTGCCGCTGGCCAACGCCGACGAGGCCAACCACGCGGCCGACGAGAACCTCGACCTCGACCGGTTCCGCCGTGGGATCGTCGCCGCGGCGACGATCCAGCTCGCGTTGGCGGCCCACTCATGACCGTGTGGGGCGCCTGGCCCGCGAAGGAGGGCTTCGCGTACGTCAGCGACGAGTCCGGCCGGCCGCAGCCGTGGTTCCGGACCTGGACGGGCGAGCGGCTGCTGTTCCCGGTCGACGGCGCGGTCACCCGGCTGGCGTGGCGGCCCGACGAGACCCGCCTGCTCGCCGTGACGGACGTGACCGGCGGCCAGGACTACCGGCTGGCCGAGCTCGATCCGCGCACCGGCGAGGTGGAGTGGATAGCCGCCGGACCCGGTGTCAGGCGCGAGATAGGCGTGCCGTACTCGAGCGGGAGCCAGCCGTACAGCCCGGACGGCCGGCTGCTCGCGTACGCGACCAACGCACGCGACGCCACCTGCCTCGACGTCTACGTACGCGACCTGACGACCGGTGCGACCAGGATGGTCCTGGAGGGTGACGACCGGTACGTGCCGATGTGCTTCTCACCGGACTCCAGGTACCTGCTCGTCCTGAGGTTCCATCAGAACACCGACCAGGACCTGTTCGCCTGTGACCTCACGACCGGCCGCGTCCGGCACCTCACCCCGCACGAGGGCCCGGCGAAATACCAGCCGGGCGGGTGGACCGAGGAGGGGATCTACGTGTGTACCACCGAGGGCCGTGACTTCCTCGGTGTCGCTCTGCTCGTGCCCGGCCGGCCGTTGGAGTGGATCGCCACGCCGGACGCCGATGTGGAGAACGTGATCGTGGGTCCGCAGGTCGTCTGGACCGTGCCCCAGGACCAGCACACGACGCTGTGCACCTCGCGGACCGCGGTCGCGCTGCCGGGTTTCGCCTCCCAGCCGTTCGGTTACGACGGCTTCGTGCCGCGGTTCGCCGGGGACCGTCTGCTCGTACAGGTCGGCGCCGCCGACCGGGCGACCGAGTTCTTCCTGGTGGACCTCGCGACCGGCGAGTCACACCGGCTCACCGACTTCGGCGACGGGCTGCCCGGTGACCTCGTGGCGCCGGAGACGGTCCGGTTCACCGCGGCGGACGGACTGGAGATAAGCGGGCTGCTGTACCGCCCGCGTTCGGCGGCCGGCCCCGTCCCCGCGGTGCTGACCGTCCACGGCGGTCCGGAGTGGGCCGCGCTGCCGGTCCACGATCCGTTGATCCAGCGGTTGGTGCGGGCCGGGATGGCCGTGCTGGCGCCGAACGTGCGCGGGTCGACCGGACGGGGACTGGCCTATCAGCGGCTGATCTACCGGGACTGGGGAGGCGGCGACCTGACCGACTTCGACGCCGCCGCACGGTTCCTGCGGAGCCTGGACTGGGTGGACGGCGACCGGCTCGGTGTCCACGGGATGTCGTACGGCGGGTTCGCGGCGCTCAGTTGTCTGACCAGGCTGCCGCACCACTGGCGGGCCGGCGTCGCGATCTGCGGGCCGGCGGACCTGGAAACGGACGTCCGGGCCCTGCCGCCCACGTGGAGCCGGCGGGTCGTCGAGTGGATCGGGGACGTCGACGACCCGGAGGACCGGGCGAGGCTGAAGGCGGCGAGTCCGCTGACCCATGCGGCCGACATCCGGGCGCCGCTGCTGCTGGCACACGCGGAAGGCGACACCACCGTAGTCATCAACGGTACCGAGCAGCTCTACGAGACGCTGACCGGACTGGGCAAAACCGTCCGGTTCATCCGCCTCTCCCGCGGTCATCTGCCGGACGACCGAGAGGAACGGGACCGACTCGACACCGCTGTCGTGCAATGGTTCCGCGATCACCTCGCACCGTGCTCGAACACCCCGGAAAAGGATGCCGAACACCCCTAACCGGAGTGCGCGAATCCCGGCGAAGGCGTTTCCCGCGAACCCGGCGGATCGAAAGGAGCCGGTCTTCCGGCTGGGGAAGCAAATGCCGCGCAGGGCAGGAATCCCGAATTCCGACCGGCCGCCCGGGAGACCGGGGCCACACGCTGACCTGAAAACGACTGACGGGGCACACGCATTCATGAGAACACCCTTCGCCCGATCCCGCGGAAACCGACGACGGCCCCACCCCCGAACGCTCGCGCCATGAGACACGGCACGAGCACCGAACCAGTCACCTGCGACATCCACCCGACCGGCGGGAGCACGACCGCCCAGGCGCTGTCGATCGCCACCGGCCCGTCCTACTCCGTGCGTCACCGACCAGCACCCGAGAAAACCCTGAAGGGACGGCACAGAAAATGTCTCCTGCGGTCGCCGGCGCCGAGGCGCCATCCCGCCGACGCCTCGGCTGGATCCTGGCACTGCTGGCTTTTGCCCAGTGCATCTACGCGATCGACTACAGCATCGTCTTCGTGGCACTGCCCGAGATCCGTACCGGCATCGGCTTCTCCGCCCAGACACTCCAGTGGGTCGTCAGCGCCTACGCCGTCGCCTTCGGCGGCTTCCTGCTGCTCGGCGGCCGTGCGGCGGACCTGTTCGGACGCCGCCGGATGTTCATCTTCGGCCTGTTCCTGTACGCGGTCTCCTCGCTGGTCGGAGGGCTCGCGGGCGATCCGACGACCCTGATCGTCGCGCGTGCGGTGCAGGGCATCGGCGGCGCCTTCCTCGCCCCCTCCACGCTGTCACTGGTCACCACGACCTTCGCCGAAGGCCCCGAGCGCAACCGCGCGCTGGCGATCTGGGGCGGCGCGGGTGGCAGCGGCATGATCCTCGGTTCGCTGCTCGGCGGCGTACTGACGGGCGCGTTCGGCTGGGCGTCGATCTTCTTCGCCAACGTCCCGCTCGCCGGCGGTGCCATGCTGCTGGCGTTCGCCATCATCCCGAAGGACACCGACCGGACCGCCTCCGGGCGCAAGTTCGACCTGCCCGGTGCGCTGACCGCGACCATCGGATCGACGCTGCTGGTGTTCACCCTCGTCCAGGGACCGGTGTCGGGCTGGACCTCGCCGACCATCCTGATCACCGCGGCCGTCGCGGTGGCCGTGCTCGCCGCGTTCGTCACCATCGAAGGCCGCGGCCGGGACCCGCTGTTACCGCTTCGCCTGTTCCGTAACCGCAACCTGAGCACCGGTACCGTCGTCACCTTCATCTTCATGGGGACGTTCGGCGCGCTGCCCTACTTCTACACCCTCTACTGGCAGACCGTGCACGGCTACTCCGCGACGAAGAGCGGTATCGCCTTCCTCCTGCCGTGTGTGGGGGTGCTCATCGGCAACCTGTCCGGCGGGAAGCTGGCCACCCGCTTCGGGGTGCGTGCCACGCTGACCGGCGCGCTCCTCCTGGGGGTCGCCGGTACCGTGGCCTT
This sequence is a window from Streptomyces rubradiris. Protein-coding genes within it:
- a CDS encoding acyl-CoA dehydrogenase family protein translates to MSEPLRPGSEDIWRLVEDNAGAWDIAGEIPRTVLSQLGAAGVLCAEVHKQYGGLGLGSQESGRLTAHAGSLCSSVRSVMTSQGMAAWTVQRLGTADQRAVFLPQLTSGRLAAVAFSEPDAGSDLGAMTTELRFAGDAVIVDGSKTWITAAAYADLIVVIGKAGGEAAAVIVPTNAEGVSIEKVPHPMGCRAAGHARVRLDGVRLPASNVLGGTGLSLPFLVTTALAYGRMSVAWGCVGILRGCLGAVTEHARTRRQFGKPIAEHQLVSRRIAELYAAERVATAVCRQAGDCWESGSPDLVIATVLAKHVSATQAVRASASAMQIMASAGASDGHVVARAYRDAKLMEIIEGSSEICQLELARHALATGHGTARQEEAQ
- a CDS encoding HAD-IIIC family phosphatase, producing MSGALPPNEPVTTVKCVVWDLDNTLWKGTLLEGDDVTVDDRVHETIVGLDSRGILQAVASKNDHGPAWERLEDLGIAQYFVLARIGWGPKSASVREIADELKFAHHTIAFVDDQPAERAEVAFHLPQVRCYPAESAPGLLSLPEFTPATVTADSRRRREMYQANARRQAEQESFDGPSQEFLRSLDLAMDIRRATADDLSRMEELTLRTSQMNATGVHYSDADLRALLDDARHEVLAVTMSDRFGSHGAVGVALVETGAAVWHLKLLATSCRVVSYGAGATVLNWLIGEAATAGTHLVADFRPTERNRIMEVAYRFTGFTDELCACLAELPPPRDGRTQRLHITPAPKPAPCTIRLTTVPLTTT
- a CDS encoding O-methyltransferase, with the translated sequence MADQIVATPEIREYVRAVSLREDPVLAELREETAGLPGGPAMQVMAEEGQLLALLVSLSGAGSVLEIGTFTGYSTLCMARALPPDGTVVTLDLNGRWPAIGAAYWQRAGVAERIDVRIGDATRTLAALADERGEASFDLVFIDADKANYGAYYEAALHLVRPKGLVVIDNTLFFGRVVDPDSHDPDTAAVRALNASLRDDPRVDVSMLTMADGITLARKR
- a CDS encoding class I SAM-dependent methyltransferase is translated as MTSMSDLDKISANREGFNLRARAHMQSSYYDVERFKQGHNMLRRLEQEELGDVSGRSLLELQCHIGVNSLSLARMGAQVTGTDISDEAIDIARELAEDLGLDASFVQANLYDLPKVLDGEFDMVFTGYGTLSFLPDLTGWAEVAARYVKPGGTLTVVEIHPMLTLFTDVGGELRLARSLFQSRQVHHEMSRTYADRIADEVEVETHSLYGWRWSVEEVLNALIGAGLTIERVREVPYDARQRLSLMEPDGDHNWRIPGDPIPLSFSCTARRR
- a CDS encoding helix-turn-helix domain-containing protein — its product is MTAAAIPCWAAGNVGAAHLEPGHVGGPASEAHGLGLLLLMLDGCTRNAASAACEKVLRDRRVPDGAVHPAVTTVVVAASPARWSDRPSAAAGRPDPARAWFAEIGYAHCFALLMAGQVRHTSRTTGNGYRDEVAAGDSAVADGWLALRGQVANVATAIADAETASRLFDGGTSRLVLAPGPAELALSCDEAGPRRTRQPADRASESRLLVPWSTLSQAWITAADGNTTLAARQALSAADTARALGQHAVEATASYDVARLGSPHAVRHRLAALTDLVPGPVVPVMAGAAAALARSDPAGLDVATARFNELGMDLLAAETATAAAALRRTATPSSTIACPTATTPLLQLTTPLVGLTSRERDVALLAAHGFTSPAIGHRLGLSARTVDNHLGRAYQKLGVTSRRDLAPLIVADRPAPPVPAEGKQR
- a CDS encoding NAD(P)H-binding protein; amino-acid sequence: MKIVIAGGHGKVALRLTRRLAERGDSVVGIVRNPRHVDDIRKAGGEAVVLDLERATVDEVAAALAGADAVVFSAGSGNSATAARRDKMDRAAVVLVMDAAEQAGVRRFLHVSSINVGCADERGIGEGYSVYLRAKHAAEQHIFARTGLDWTVLRPGVLTDGDGDGTVELTVGNRVGPKRARFDQVAREDVAAVLVALLDRPDTAGRVYVVVGGGTPIDEAIVV
- a CDS encoding winged helix-turn-helix domain-containing protein; this translates as MEATIEDLKALGHPVRWRILRLCLDRAFTNKELSVELDLAPATTLRHVRALVKTDFLVAEPVCAGENGALQRPYRATARTRGLIIPPDDSGLAQQVDLAVLGAHRTELIAAGKDSGRGAKRGVLRLRPESVQSLQRRIQELIAEYPDEPDGEPLSYLWSLAARPQTDLEPRESDGEFD
- a CDS encoding M20/M25/M40 family metallo-hydrolase, with the protein product MIKQLRDWVSAQDLDGELADWISRPSVSRTGEGMAEAAAHGLRLLRASGLHAREVETGGWPALVGTADGPGPHVLIYGHYDVQPAGPLELWTTPPFVPSIRDGRMYGRGTGDNKGQHLAHLLGLRALRDLTGGFPCRVTVLLDGEEEIGSPHLAAAVRQVGQPDLVIWSDGPVHESGHECVVLGVRGILMFELRARGANRPLHSGNWGGVAPNPAWALVQLLATMRSADGTVTVAGFADDVAPLTDGQRAALEDFPVNVAQTLEAIGADGLEPPPWLGIRARLTLPTLTVNSLSCEDSGDHRAVIPDVAVARCEARLVGGQTPGQVADAIRRHVARYAPDVEFRAGAAMAPSTTLPETPYTATIVQAVEDVHGRRPLLVPSLGGSLPMAVLSDGLSCPCYGVPLANADEANHAADENLDLDRFRRGIVAAATIQLALAAHS
- a CDS encoding S9 family peptidase; the protein is MTVWGAWPAKEGFAYVSDESGRPQPWFRTWTGERLLFPVDGAVTRLAWRPDETRLLAVTDVTGGQDYRLAELDPRTGEVEWIAAGPGVRREIGVPYSSGSQPYSPDGRLLAYATNARDATCLDVYVRDLTTGATRMVLEGDDRYVPMCFSPDSRYLLVLRFHQNTDQDLFACDLTTGRVRHLTPHEGPAKYQPGGWTEEGIYVCTTEGRDFLGVALLVPGRPLEWIATPDADVENVIVGPQVVWTVPQDQHTTLCTSRTAVALPGFASQPFGYDGFVPRFAGDRLLVQVGAADRATEFFLVDLATGESHRLTDFGDGLPGDLVAPETVRFTAADGLEISGLLYRPRSAAGPVPAVLTVHGGPEWAALPVHDPLIQRLVRAGMAVLAPNVRGSTGRGLAYQRLIYRDWGGGDLTDFDAAARFLRSLDWVDGDRLGVHGMSYGGFAALSCLTRLPHHWRAGVAICGPADLETDVRALPPTWSRRVVEWIGDVDDPEDRARLKAASPLTHAADIRAPLLLAHAEGDTTVVINGTEQLYETLTGLGKTVRFIRLSRGHLPDDREERDRLDTAVVQWFRDHLAPCSNTPEKDAEHP
- a CDS encoding MFS transporter — protein: MSPAVAGAEAPSRRRLGWILALLAFAQCIYAIDYSIVFVALPEIRTGIGFSAQTLQWVVSAYAVAFGGFLLLGGRAADLFGRRRMFIFGLFLYAVSSLVGGLAGDPTTLIVARAVQGIGGAFLAPSTLSLVTTTFAEGPERNRALAIWGGAGGSGMILGSLLGGVLTGAFGWASIFFANVPLAGGAMLLAFAIIPKDTDRTASGRKFDLPGALTATIGSTLLVFTLVQGPVSGWTSPTILITAAVAVAVLAAFVTIEGRGRDPLLPLRLFRNRNLSTGTVVTFIFMGTFGALPYFYTLYWQTVHGYSATKSGIAFLLPCVGVLIGNLSGGKLATRFGVRATLTGALLLGVAGTVAFAFSVSRTGSYLELVPGVLILSLGQGTVFTAMYAAATTGVAAEEQGIASGVASTGQQVGAAVGLAVLVAVANSGHEGLTGEALRVATAEGVRSAMWATVAGIVLIVLVVMNFRRSPQAPAAEEPERQDGVTSTA